The Tenebrio molitor chromosome 7, icTenMoli1.1, whole genome shotgun sequence region atatttgatttataagctatttgacaattaaaagtaACTGAAAACAGAAATAAGGTAGCAgataattgtatattttttgtatagGAGCTTAAAAAGCAAAGAATATGGatttataacataaattattttatataataatttttcatgttcTACGTCGTAGTAAGTACTCAAAGAAATTTTTAGGTTCTAGTGTAATTTgcgaaatacattttttctgttatATATAATGTTGCACTAAATATATGtggtatttaaaattatgtgaaatataatttataaaatccaTGTCACCACTAAATTTTGCATTAATCACGACGTTTGTTACCAACTATTTTTCTGCAATTATTACACTTTCTATTGGCGATCAAATCATACCACAAAATTCTgtagtttttatttacaacagTTAATGGATGGAAAAAGAGAAGAATTGTGCATTGTCCAAATATTTTGtggtaatttaattaacaaagtCGATGAAAAGGGTAGATTTTGTTAGAAATACTCAACCTAACTAAATATCTTTGATATTTCTGCTTATTTTTAAGACGTCTGTGGCTTTGTATTATTTAAGGAGTTGTCTAGttcgttttaatttgttagtTCTTTTTTCGGTATtggcaatttttttagttttttgatGCAAATAGTTAGAATAAGTATTGTGTTggcagaaaataataataaagacaaaaatttttgtaacgatattttatttaagacGAGAggatgttataaaatttacaaacacaattgaaacataaataaatcataaactTCTATATGAATAAGAAAGAATAACATAGTAAAATAAAGTGTATCTGTAGGTTTGCCATTATTGTAAAGCAGGTTAAGGTTTTTCAATACAAACACTTTTTGCGCAATTAAAatactattattattgtttttattttaatatgctGAAACATTATCTGGGGaatgtaaataaattcggaattagagtaatctgtgatttacatattttgtcTATTAACGGGTGGTCGACTGTTTAGCACTGACAGTTGTCAATAGTTTTATATCACGATCCGAACAAACACGTGTACTGTGATGTCCAAGGTCACTGCTGTGCATGCTGCcaactttataataaaatcacagcctactctaaCTCCGAATTTATTTGCAGGTGCGGTATTTCTATAtggttttaaatttacagTGTAACGTAAGAATTGATCCATCTATTATATTCACATAATTTTCTTGCATTTTCTCTCCactcaataattaaaaaaatgtcttgaaTGTTCGTCTGCCTTCCGGAAAAATTACGATATCACTCTCACCAGTACTCATTAATGATGCATTATGCACCAACATTTAATAACAGCTAGCAAACGGCTGCAGCCAAACAAGTActgaattaataattaaattgtagTTACCTTTTCTTTACGTAAATGCGGGCTGTATTTAATAAcggcaaaattaaattatctctcGCTTCGGACTTCTTGACTTACAAAGAGCAGTAATTTCATGAACATCGTTAGTTCGATTATTTGGATCTTTTAGGAAGGAGGACGAGTTAGCACAAATCTTAAATTAACGAAAAATGGCAAAGAATTTTAAGGATGAAACAGAGTTTTATTCAGTGAAGAAACAGAAGTTAGGGAAAATAACCAATAACCAATATGTGAAAAATTGAAGAATGTGGTACTTCACAAGAATCCATGCGaattgtattattattgttaataaattattatgaaatgtaTGATTCTTCTATTTTggtttgaattaaattaacaacaaTTAGGGATGTGTATGTAGgtataaggcattcacgatctttttgggactgagttggctatgaccagctagtgattttgttggcagtacctcggtggTAACTacattccctaaaggaaattggcactttttgtgttaggttaggttgttttcagtttagggttatattttctgaattggtacattgttgccggatctcttaaatctggtctgtcctttttaaattaaattaaatcgtttaatacaattttttttatcgcaataacattattttggcaattttgactgttcttttgacggaaatttaaattatttttacacacttaataaatcatttaggttcttacgaatattaaaataataaatctggcaatgcggtggcaagaaaatgtcgaacagacactgacaggaaaaaaaattgcatccgttgcatcactgagtcagttagtccaacatgaaaagaaaaaatcttagccaactcggtcccaaaaagatcgtgaatgccttatctatgtataatctgtttcaaaatcaaaaatccactacctgttgaattatgttggcaaaagcaaagaaatccctagaataagtttcatttttttgggttggcccaacgttccgccaaaatttgacatcgaACTGTTGAGcttatttacgtaacacaaaataattattatgtacaaaaaggtggtgGCTACCATATCACACGTTTCgagtgaaaaattaaatgagaATAAATAACACACGATGAATtgcgaccaaaacgactgtcaacagttttctttcataaccccattTTTTCCGACActtgcaaacacactaaaaacaaaagttggcgacgttgtcggttgtattttcgatgtagaatgcagtgttggtggatttttgattttgaaacaaattatagatagatttttttgttattttattacggCTAACTATTATGTACGTATTAATAAGTACACATTTTTAATAGAGTGCCGTGACAACTgtctaaatgtcaataaattcgcTCTCTAATAAAAACGCGCCAAATGTTGTTGCAAGTGCTTCACTGCAATCCAATGGTGCTACACTAGTtagaaaatgcaaaaaatggactatggaaatgaatattttcattatacgggaatattttcggatcacgaaactacaggatgttgtgagtacttacaggcttgatttatttaaagcattccaaagtaagtacccccagtttcctgttactattcaaaatttagctgaccagaggagagccattatgaagaaaaactatatcccttcggcaattttagaaaagatcaaaaatgatataaagttagaattgtcagtttctgacaataatgaagtttctaataatttagttgaaaattctgttgaaccgCAAAGTTTACAAAGTTTACCAAATCATAATGACTCTTTCTGTTATCAAAGTAATTCAACACCAAACAACACGATacaaaacgacataaataatttagacttgagttataatgatatacatgttattaatcaaaatttttactaccatcaaaattttaaagaacaaattgaagatgaatttaatagaactctgaacgaatttgaacatatagaaccatttaatagaccactattacctaaacaacaaagctccaaaaaattctttgcaatgattgaaattttaaatcaattcattttacctaaatttgtaaataacacgacaagttttagaaaattacacagtatcatatatagtggagctttaacaattatcagattaaatggttcaaaagaaattgaccagacaaataatataaaagctaaagaattaccaaaatgggaacgaagactaaataaacgcattaacaatatcagacgagatttaggtagaataactcaatatttaaaaggtataaattctaatcatctaaataactgtattaaatcgattttaaataaaaacagaatacattgtttaaaatataacgaatataatgaaacattaatagaaattaaagacactttattacaaaaattgaatatttattctaaacgattaaaaagatataaaaataataaacaacggaaatttgaaaataaactatttagaaataatgagaagttgttttacaaaaatttagcagataataaaactcaaaataataatggtctaccaaatataaatgaaattaaagaattctggtcaaacatatggtcaaatgaagttcaatttaataatcaggcagaatggattcctaatttagaaaatgagataccagattgtaataatccacatcatattcaaattagccttgaaattttagttaaaaatattaatagttcacataattggaaatcccctggaggtgaccaaattcataacttttggttaaaaaaatttacttgtattcataaatgcttacttgatcactttaacggatttattagggaacctaacacatttccagagtttttggccaatggtataacatatctgaaaccaaaagattccgatactaaaaatccatcaaaatataggccaatcacatgtctgcctacaatttataaaattatgacatcttgcattaaagtaataatttacgaccattgtcaaaaattaaatatacttaatgaagaacaaaaaggttgtgttaaggagtgttttggttgtaaagaacaactcataatagatacggtaataatggaacaagctagaaaaaataatagaaatatttgtaccgcattcatagactacaaaaaagcctatgattcagtaccacattcatggttaattaaaattcttaaaatttataaaattaatttggatttgattaactttttatcccatgttatgacattttggaaaactactttaaatttatcaataaacaatactaaattaaaatccgagcctattcaaattaaacggggaatttatcaaggagattctttaagtcctttatggttttgtctagccatcaatcctttgacaaatctattaaatagcactggatatggtttcaatattagagttaataataccacactatccaaattaaatcaccttctttatatggatgacataaaactttatgcatctaaaaagaatcacattttatctttactaacaataactgaaaatttctcaaatgatattggcatgagttttggtattgataagtgtaaaacgcaatcaatatgtcgtggtcattacgaaaatttagaatatataactaaagaaggagaaatcattaaaaatttaaataaaggagaattttataaatatttaggtattaatcaatcaaatcatattcaacattcaattataaaagaaaatttagaaaaacaattttatttaagaattaaatctattttaaaatcaaaattaaacggtaatagtttaattaaagcagttaatacatatgctgttccattgttgacctattcttttggtgttataaaatggtccaaaactaatttacagaatataaatattcaaactagagttctctttaaaaaattttgtaaacatcaccccaaatctgctattgaaagatttaatttaccacgcgaaaatggtggtaggggtttttcaaatctagaaattctacaacacaatcaaattgcttcactaaaaaattattttctcaatagagctcgtgataacactttttttaatgctttggtttcagcggataaaggttacacacctttaaatttaagtgataatgtaatttcagatattgttgagccaaatatacctgacactatagcaaatataaaacaaaagtctttacatgggagatattttaaagagctagaacagccagaaattaatattcaagcttctcatgcatggcttaaaaaatcaaatattcatcctgagactgagggttttatatttgcaatacaagatcgtgttataaatacaagaaattataaaaaacacatatgcggtttacaatcgatcatcgataaatgtaggatttgcggaactgaaggggaaaccattgaacacatcatttcttcttgcaccgttttggctcaaagcgaatataaaaaacgtcatgatatattcgcaaaaattatacacatgaatttagcagttaaattcaatttattaaaggatacacaaccacattacatttataaaccagaaagttgtttagaaaatgacaattacaaattatattttgatcgcacagttttaactgacattcacattcagcataacagaccagacattattattttaaataaacaacaaaagcaagcatatcttttagatatagctgttccaaattcacacaatataacacagacatataatacaaaaattaataaatatttagaactctccgttgctatgagaaatctttggtgtttagaaaaaatttcgattttaccatttataatttcagcaacaggaatagtaccacaatctctttttaaaaatttaaaaattttggacttagagaaaaCATtagtggttgaaattcaaaaaggtatattattatactcatgtcatatcgtgaggaaattccttaacattgacacagaacataatacacaacaaagtcaaaatgcggaggcgagacgccggtaattatgttgataagcactgtactattacttgatagtattatccgtaatagtgtatgtactccggcaaaattgccgtgccgccgggtggaggtgggatagtataaaagttaaattatttttatttaaattttaacataaaatgCAAGGTAATATagcattttcaaaatacagggtgatttacgaagaataatgagcccgatggaatagaaaatgcaacccacaatacattggaacaaaaagccggacatcgaagcggtaaatgtctgggtttttctcctgatgtattgcgggttgcattttctattccatcgggctcattattcctcgtaaatcaccctgtatataatttttacaatagCTGTGTGTAAGTGAAGTAATATCTACTTCGTTgtaagaaaattgaaaatatttatagttACTCGTATTTAGTTTCATTTTATGTGAGCCAAAATaaatatgacattaattttaaaagttcaaTAAATACTAAACCAGTACAATAAATAAcccacaagaaaaaaatcttaataAATTAGCAACTAGTACTTGGAGCTGAACCAATGATAATGAAaccgaaaaataaaagagACAAAAGTATACcaatttaatggaaaaaaaaaattcagtatACTTAAACTTCACTTCAACGAATTACTACTACTTACTAAAATTTCTCACCgtgattataaaaatatactaATAACAAAGGATACATGTTAAAAATAACAAGCAATTTATAACGggacaaataatataaaagttgagtATCTTCATCAGTTTGCtatgaataaaaatgtattctttgATATTTCTTGATACACGATcaacttcaaaattttcatgctaaaaattaatataaaaaaaatactttctgcAGATAGGTATACCTACAGTTAATTTTGTTCGACGGTTTTTCTGTATTGGttggattattttatttgagatCAGCGAGATCACCGTCATTGATGAACATTTACTAAATGAAGGCAAGTACCGTTAAAAGTGACCCCTAATAATAAATCGACGTGTTTACGCCAAAACGACATAAAAGccatttggtaaattttacaCAGGAGGGAAAAAACTGCATAACTTCTATGAAACTTCGTTTATTCCATCAGTCAAATTTCTGGTATTATCTAATTCTCTATATTCTTGATTATCACAAAATGAGGTCTTATACCTAACGCAGGAatcgttttttgaaaatcgaGCCATTTTAATAGCAGCAATCTTTAATTTTAATGGTCCTTTGATGGAAAACGATTTAAAGTCTAGGAAACTCTTATAATTTTGTTCGATGATTGTGTAAGGTTCGGGGTTAACACGAGCATTTCTAAGTAGTGTTGGCCACTCTGAAGGAGCGTGTACAAGCTTATTTTTGAGGCTCTTTTCTATGACAGCGTGCATAGAATCAACGGGCATATAAGTGTGCCCGacgattaaaaatattaaatttattttgctcACATAATTACTGTTATTTAAAAAGTAGCGGATCATGTTGAACATGGCTTTGTTCTTGTTTTGGCCTCCACAATTGTCGCAGTAAAGGGACAACTCTTCGTAGCATTGTTCATTGTCGACTTTCTTCAGGTAATGATACAAGTTAGTGCAAATTTCATTACAGCCACGTTTACCATCCTTTTCTCCCCATAAGTAACAGTAGCCCTTCCTAATATTGGTTTCATAAACGGTAAAATTGTATACAGCGTATTTCCTCGAAAATCCCAAAAGCATGCTATCACCGTGTGGTGTAGAAAGTACCTTTTCTAAGTCAAAGCTGGATACTAGAAACGAATTTTCTTTGGACGATCGACTCTGTTCACCCAAGAAGAACGTTTTGGCTGCATCCTTTTCGTTAATATGAACTTTATGTTCTTCTTTATCATCTTCGGTTGGTTCTCTATTTCTTCTGAATTTTTCACACTGAAGACATTTGTCTTTCCTTGGGACATGAATTCCTATATTGTACTTCTCTTttagaagttttaaaaatttcaatttctttattGGCGGTTTATTTATCTTCTTTTGTTCGCCTACATACATTCGGTGTAAATTACTATAACTTTTTATGTCTgatggtaaatattttttggcaGAAGAGCTGCGGCAATAGTGTGAAGGTACCGCTGGTAATGACTctataaattgtttaaaattgtcCATTTGTTCTTGATTTACTTTGTTATGAGGTATATGTTTACCACGCAGATCGGGTTCAAAGAGTTTTGTAGGTTCCTTGGTAGACATAACCGTGCGAATTAGTCTGTGGCTTATAGCCAATGTGTTTAAAAGGAATTGTAAGCATACACGTTGTTGAATTCTATCCTTAGGCAGataatattcatttgtcaCTGTTCTCTGTTTCACACCTTTAGATTTTCTGCGACGTTTTATGCTCGTGACCGCCGTGCAGTCAGTTAGAAAGAACTTTTGCTTATCACTACTTCCCAGTTTATAGAAATTCACAAATATTTCCTTTCTTTCTTCTTCTGAGAATGTGTTACATTTattgcgacaatttttctttagacaaggattttctaaaatttgtttgGCATTAATGGCTTCTCCTTTGAAATTCCTGTATTCCTGTCCTGAGTCTTTTAACAACTttctttcttgtttttttgatGGCttaatttttggtttttctgTAAAACTTTCTTCCTTATCTTCGTTGTTGTTCGTTTGCTCCTCACCTGTCACAAAGTTGCTAGCGGATTCCAGAGATACATTAGTGCATGGGAAAATTTCAGACGGTGGTTCACATAAAGTATTATCAGTGCTGGGTAATATCACAGTTAAATTAGAGTTTATATTACTAATTTCTAGTAACTCAGTCGTTTCTTCTAGTAATATTGCATTATCTTcgttgtttagaaaaataatatcatTTTCGAGAGCTAAATCAAAGTCGTTATCAACAATTTCGGAATTATTCGGTGCCAAGACGGATAAGGCATTACTGTCAGTCTTATCATTTTCTGCTAAgaggcaaaatatttttttcgttctgGAATTCATCTGAAAAGTGTAAAATGGTATAAGcgccaaaatttaattcataatTTCCAGAGATGTGTTTTAGTTGCCTGATAAAACTAGTCAGTCATAGAGAAACAAGATGCATTCAAATGTGATTCGTGATTGTGAGAATTTCTAATACAACTCCAGTGTTTATAAATTGATCATTATTAGTGTCATTGTATCGCATAGGGAAACGGCGCTTATGACAATCCAACAATTCCATTGATAATTTGACATAAGCGCcatatatttaatttaatatttgagAGCAAAATCTACTATAATCTAACAAACAAacagaatatttaataaaagaagGTCTTTAAATCGATGACCATCCAAAATTTATATAGTAATTGTACTTACATTCGACAAATAAAGCACATGTTTATCCCATAATAAACCCTATGGAGATCAACGTAGTAGTGGCGTTTATGCCATACCATCTTGAACAGACGCAGTTAGATGGCGTTTATGCAAAAACTAAACCTGAATAACAAGTTGTTGGATTTTTTGTCGCTTAAGACACCGATACCGGCGCATGCGGCTTAAAGTTCTCTTTCCTATGATACCAATATTTcaatttcgtattttttggCGTTTATGTCGTTTTGGCGTAAACACATCGAAATAATCTAGTAATTCGAGTCATTATGGTCCTaaagaagaaataattcaAAGTTATTAtagtgtaaaaattaaattgtgacaggTATAATATTAGAACTTTTAATTATTGCTGTTGTAAAAcagaataaattttacattaggaaaatttacatgaatAGTATTTGTCCCTGCTGATTAATAAGACATTTGACAATTAACAGGCAGTAGATTAACTGTGAGAAAAAAACTTCATTACGTTGAAGTTTTATTTATGGTTTTCAAGGCTGAGACATTTGTGTGTGgttcaattttgatttattttttaccatAAAACCTTTGTCGATAAATTATGGCATATTAAAACAGAAACTGTTACTTATCAACAGAAATTAGACGGTAGTGAATTAATCACACATTAATTACAGACTGCCTCTGGTATTTTTAATGTGGCGAGTATTTAACCAAAGAAcgaattgatttttaatacattttgaaAGTGAATTGAAGATCATCGGTTCATGTAAAAATGTCATTAGACTTAAAGGAATTTGTTAGTTTTAACGTCTCCTGCCTTTACATCTTTGGTTATTTGTCAccggaatttaaaaaatcatccaGAAAGAAGACTTAGGCATTTACTTCGTTTTGTTTTGGGGATATACTTATGTGTTGTGTCTTGCAAGTCAAATTGCTGATATGGTGTCAGTTTTTGGCGACATCGAGCAAATGACAGAAACCTCATTTTTGCTTCTGACCAACACCAATCAAGCACTCAAAATATATGTTTTTCGTGCCGCCGGCGCCGGccggaatttggtaaattacagatctcgaaatcgtccagaaacacatgcattgccggcctagtccggctaaaagtagggattttgagttgtcatcggtttcggttggcatttgttatcagaattctatcaaacgtcaatgtttgttctgtggatggctcgttaaaaatgttttttctatttataacaacgtacaaactacaaagaagcaatatttaactaaaattaattaattaaaattacgtttcgagccacttcttgaatatgggctggtgtatttattacaacaaatgtttcaggaaaatatcaaaaacaaaacaaattaattaaatttaataaatgtcaggaaacaagagcgatgttgattttaaaatttaaatgtttaaatgtaagagttgccaacacaaaaaaagtccctaataccaattattaaaacaagtgctttaacAAAAATCAGCAGAAGTCGGcacgaaaaattttgtgtatcacacgtccagaaactgtTTTGCGAGCATTCGTACTTACAATACTCGTCTATCGACTCGTATTGCAAACCATACTcatgctcgcaaacgtgcagtttctggccttgtgatacaaataactatctATGTTTAACGGCCCAAGAATGAGAAGATTAATTAAAAGTCTGGAAAGGGAAGAATTTCAGCCAAAAACCCGGGTACAATATGAGACAATAGTGGAAGAGATCAAGATGTCTAAGATGATTACGAAAGTGTTTCTATTTATGTGTCTTGTGACTTGTTGTTTGTGgggaatttttccattctTGGACAGACGTCCTGGTGAGAGTATTAGATTACCTTTGAGTGGATGGTATCCATTTGATACAAATGGATCGCCGATTTTTGAGTTGGTTTACTTCTATCAGATTTTTGCGACCTGGATTAATGGCATGGGTAACATAACCATGGATACGTTTTTGTCTGGAtgcattatgataatttcGAGTCAACTTGCTGTACTAAACGAGGCATTTCGTATCATAAAATTAGAAGACGAGGAGTTTGGTGAAATTCAACAGAAACAGAACTCTACAAAAAATTTGGTCCGCAAcattcgtcattacaaaaatatagtTCAGCAAATAGACAAAGTCAAATATGTACTGTTCATGTGAAAAAATCCGAGTTTTAGATTTGCCGATGAGATGACTGCCCTCTTTAGTGTTAGCATTACAAGTCAGTTTGCAGTCAGCGTTATAATAATCTGCATGACAATGTTTCAAATGAGTTTAGTGTCACCTGTGAGTCTACAGTTTCTTTCAATGTTGCTGTACCAAGCTTGCAtacttttggaaatttttctttGGTGTTATTATGGCAACGAAGTTATTGTGCAAGTGTGAAACTTATACTTTAACCATTATTCGATCTCACTTTGAGCTTTTTTATAGTGAAAAACTTACAGAGTCAGCTTACAGGTGTGAGTGGATTGATGCTCCTAAAGAATTTAAGCAAAATTTACTGGTTTTTATGACACGCACTCAGTTTCCTTTAAAATTATATGCAGGAGGTTATTTCACTTTATCACTAACGACTTACATGGCTGTATGTGTGTCTTTTATGTATGTTTCCACTTAAATAATGACTGAATTTTCAGATATTGAAATCGTCGTGGTCATATTTTGCAGTTTTAAACAGCGTACATTCGCAACAAATTTCCTAAATACAAATTGTCTCGAATAGAGTTGATCGTAAAGGACGTTTTGTAAATGACATGATATGGTGTGGAATAATTCTGGCGTATACTTTAGAAGGGTCACTTGTATTAGATAAGTCATAGATCCAATAAAAGTGTAATCGCAGACATTTTTTTGATGGTAAAAACTAGTTTGttgtaaaaaacaataatcataaaacaaataaaaatacttgATCTCCAAAGCTTTCGGGAAGGATATAAGACGGTAGTTGATAAGctgttttgatttaaaaaagagTAACCAAACTTTTTGAGAGTTGGtgagagaaagaaaaagaaaatatatttcaataaCAAATATGAAATTATGTAAGGAAAtaatgtatattttatttaaataacatggaacaataataaaatattattcagCGAGTGAGTAATAGTCATTACTCGCGAGAAGAATATGTAGTTTTTCCacgactatgaagagaaatgtataaataagtttcattattaaacaaattgaaactgacgttttacaattattactttgCATACTTGATAGCATTGGATCAAAATTTGTGATTGGATTTCATAAACTAGTGCCTATGATATGAGGGGagatttttatgtcatgttaGTTATGAGGGAAAAGAGTTGGGAGgaatgtaatattttatttttcttgataTGATCCATTAACGTTTATTTACAACGTTTTTCCTATAAGGCTATGCCAAAAAAGTCTCAAAAAATTCCTCCACGGTTTCTTTCAGGTATTCGTTCGACGAAAATCAACGTCCCAGGTGCTTTTTACAATTAGGAAAGAGATAATAATAGTCACTCGGTGCCAAATCTGGGCTGTAGAGTGGATGTTCCATCTCTACAAAATCGCACTCGTCCATTACTTCACGGATTTGGGGAGCTTTGTAAATAGTGCAATTGTCATGAACCAGCATAATCTTTTGATCAGAGTTGTGAGGTCTTCGCTGTATGGACGTTTTAAACTTTCTGATTATTTCCTTATATACTTCTGTTATTGTAGAGCCTTTTTTTATGTATTCAATCAGTAAGATTTCTTCCATATCCCAAAACACCGCTTTCCTGATGAATTCTGCGTTTTTGCCTTTTGACTATTGAGGTTCCTTGTGGACCCACTGCATGGATTCTTATTTTGTCGGTGGATCCCAGTGATCTACCCACGTTATAATTTTCGCAAAAAGCTCTCCGTCGTCACTCAAAGCCCCCAAGTTTTCTTCGTAAATGTGTTTCCGACACAGTTTTTGTTCAAGACTAAGCAATTTCTGAATTCAACGTGCTGAGACCTTATTCAGTCCTAAATTTTCatgcacaatttttaataCTACATCGGCAATCATGGAAACTCT contains the following coding sequences:
- the LOC138135069 gene encoding uncharacterized protein — translated: MVSVFGDIEQMTETSFLLLTNTNQALKIYVFRAAGAGRNLPKTRVQYETIVEEIKMSKMITKVFLFMCLVTCCLWGIFPFLDRRPGESIRLPLSGWYPFDTNGSPIFELVYFYQIFATWINGMGNITMDTFLSGCIMIISSQLAVLNEAFRIIKLEDEEFGEIQQKQNSTKNLVRNIRHYKNIVQQIDKVKYVLFM